The segment GTGCTCCGCGAAGTCCAGCGCGTCACGCCGGTATCCGCCCGTCATCGGGCGCCGCCGCGCGTACGCCAGGAAGGCCGTGCGGTAGGCCTCCGGACCGCCCAGGATCCCGGGCAGCTCGGGCGCGACCTTCACCACCACGGACGCCCGCTTGGCGGCCAGCGCCCGCGACTGGATCCGCACCCGCTGCCGGTCGAACCCCTCGGGCACGGGCGTCCCGGCGACGAGCGCCGACAGCAGCGCGGCCTGACCGAGCCCCACCCGCGTCCGCACGGCCTCGTCGACGGGAGCGGGCGCGTCAGCACGCACGGCCACGGGCTCGCGGAGGCGCAGCGCACCCCCCGCCCCGGCCCCCACCACCGCGCGGATCCGCTCCAGCTCCCCGGCCAGTTCCTCCGCCTCGGGGAAGTCCTCGTCCCGCTCCAGCAGCACGCCCGGCGGATCCACCCGTTCCCGCAGCCCCGCCAGCACGTCGAGCACCACCGGCGGCACCGGGTGCGCGTGGGTGTCGTGCCAGACGCCTTCGCGTTCCACACCACCCGCCACGTGCACGTACGCCAGCGCCTCCAGCGGGATCGAGTCCAGCACGGCGGCCGGGTCCTCACCCCGGTTGACCCGGTTGGTGTGCAGGTTCGCCACGTCGACGAGCAGCCGTACGCCGGTCCGTTCGACCAGCTCGGTCAGGAACTGCCCCTCGGTCAGCTCCTCCCCGGGCCAGGACACCAGCGCGGCGATGTTCTCCAGCGCCAGCGGAACCGGCAGCGCGTCCTGGGCGATGCGTACGTTCTCGCACAGCACGTCCAGGGCGTCCCGGGTCCGGGGCACGGGCAGCAGGTGCCCGGCCTCCAGCGCGGGCGAGGAGGTGCGCACGAAGGCGATGTGCTCGGTGACCAGGGGCGCCCCCAGCGCCACGGCCCGCTCCCCGAGCGCGGCCAGCTTCCCCGCGTCGGGCCGGTCGGCGCCGCCGATGCCCAGCGAGACCCCGTGCGGCACGACCCGGACGCCGCGCTCGCGCAGCCGCAGCAGGGACTCGGGCAGATGGCCCGGGC is part of the Streptomyces katrae genome and harbors:
- a CDS encoding DUF692 domain-containing protein yields the protein MKPMARLGVGIGWRPEIAEAVERLEGLDWVEVVAENVCPGHLPESLLRLRERGVRVVPHGVSLGIGGADRPDAGKLAALGERAVALGAPLVTEHIAFVRTSSPALEAGHLLPVPRTRDALDVLCENVRIAQDALPVPLALENIAALVSWPGEELTEGQFLTELVERTGVRLLVDVANLHTNRVNRGEDPAAVLDSIPLEALAYVHVAGGVEREGVWHDTHAHPVPPVVLDVLAGLRERVDPPGVLLERDEDFPEAEELAGELERIRAVVGAGAGGALRLREPVAVRADAPAPVDEAVRTRVGLGQAALLSALVAGTPVPEGFDRQRVRIQSRALAAKRASVVVKVAPELPGILGGPEAYRTAFLAYARRRPMTGGYRRDALDFAEHLLIRDLPEDPAARRRLTAWWRERAGARPPRRIVRWARALAGRGGR